A segment of the Gammaproteobacteria bacterium genome:
GCGCCGCAAGGTTTTCTACCTCATCGACATGGGATTTTATCGCGCGGCCGCCACGCTGGGTCAGGCGTATCTGCGGGTTGTGGAAGCAGGCGAGGACGATTACCTCGCCATCGGGAGCGCGCTGCGTCAGAGCGGGCAGCTCGATCTCGCGCTCAGCATTCTGGAGCGGGCGCGGCTTGAGTTTCCATTTGCGCGCGACATCAACGTCGAGTTGGCGCACGTGTATCTGGACGCTGGCAAGCCGCATGTCGCCGCCGATCTCTTCGCGCGCGCCGCGGTGATCCATCGCAACATCCTCCCCGAGGCCGCCGAGCTCGAGCGCCGCGCCGGCCATTTCTATCGCGCGCTGCTGTTGAACACTTGGATCGCGGATCAGGAGGCCAAGCTCAAACAGCGTCTCGCCCTGTTCGTCGGCCAGGAGCGCTGGGCTATGGCAGCATCGATGGGCGGCGCGCTGGCGCGCCAGGGACTGCTCGACGACGACGAGATTCGCTACGCCTGGGCTTACGCCCTGTTCAAGCAGGGCGATTATGACAACGCCGAGCGCGCGCTGGTGTTGCTGGAGCGCGGGGATCTGTTCGACAAGGCGGTCGAGCTGCGCCGCGCGATGGAAACTTGTCGTCAGGCGCGCTGGCAGTGTCTGTAGCCGCCATGTCGATGACCAGGATAATCCCGTTCGCGCAACCCTTATGTGTTGTTTCCCCCTTTTGCAAAGGGGGATCAAGGGGGATTTTTCGCACGCGCCTCTGTGTATGACCCGCCAATTAACCTTCTTCGGCGCTTTCTGCGCGGTTTTCGCCTGCTTGACGGCTGTGCAGGTTGATGCTGCCAACGACGAACCACGCGCGCCATCAGGCGCAGCGAATGAAGCGCCCGCGCCTGCTAAACGCTCCCAGGCGCGTGAACCCGCGGCGGCGGCTGAAAGCATCGCCGAACCCTTGCAAGCGGAAAAACACGCCGCGCCGGCGCAACTGTCGCTAGTCGTTTTCGAACGAGGCAATCCGGTACGCGGGATCGAGCTTAAGGTTAACGGCAAGCGCCACGGCGTGACCGACGCCGACGGCGCGCTGTGGGCGAACATTCCTTCCGGGCGGCGCGACGTGGTGCTCGTGCGCGATGGCAAACGGCTCGTTGAACTCGATTTTCTGACCGACGCGGGCGAGTCACTGCAGATGCTCGTGACCCTGCCGGAAACACCAGCCGCGAAGCCCCGGATCGATGTGGCGAGCACCGCTGGCGGCGAGCAGGTAAAAATCGTGCGGGATGACACGCCGCTTGAAGAAAAAGGGCCGCCGGGCGCCCTGAGCGGACGGATTGTCGCGGCCGATTCTGGCGCGCCCATCAGTGGGGCAAGGCTGTATTTCGCGGGCCAGGCGACCGACGCCACGACGGACCAAAACGGCCGTTACGCCGTGGAACTTCCGGCCGGCAATTACCGGCTCTCGGTGGTGCATCCGGACTACGCGACGCAAAAGCTGGATAACGTCCGTGTGATTCCCGGCAAACAGGTGACCAGCAACATCGAGCTGAGTCCGGCGGGGCTCGCACTCGCCGACTACGTGGTCACAGCACCTTATGTCGAGGGCAGCATTTCTTCTGTGTTCGACACGCAGCGCGAGGCCGAGGGCGTGATCGATATAATCGGCGCCGAGCAAATGGCGCGCACGGGCGACTCCGACGCCGCCCAGGCGTTGGGCCGTGTCACCGGTCTGACCATCGAAGACGGCCAGTACGCGGTCATCCGCGGTCAGCCGGAGCGTTATACCTTCAGCACCTTCAACGGTTCGCCGCTGCCGAGTCCGGACCCCATCCAGCGCATCGTGCCACTGGATCTATTCCCGGCGGGTGTGTTGAAGAGTATCGCGGTGCAAAAAAGTTATACCGCTGACCAGCCGGGCGAATTCGGCGGCGGACTCATCGCGCTCAGCACGCGCGACATACCCGACGAGGCTTTCGGCGCGGTATCGGTCAGCACCGGTTTCAATTCCGTCAGCACCAACAAGGACGGGCTGACCTACGCAGGCGGCGGCACCGACTTTCTGGGCTTCGATGACGGCACCCGCGAACTGCCCAGCGCAGCGGCGAGTGAAGAAAATCTGGGAAATCTTTCTATCGATCAGCAAAATGCGATTGGCGCGCAGTTCCCGAACAGCTACAACGTTACGAATGAGACGTTGCCGCCCGATTCGGGTCTGTCGATCGTGGGCGGCGGTGCGTTCGACCTGGTGGGCGGCAAGATCGGCGTGCTCGGCTCGTTCGCCTGGGACCGGGAATATCGCAATCGTGAGCAGATCGAGCGCACGTACTCGGCGGCCGGCGGCGACACGCTGATCCTGGCCAACGATTTCACTTCGCGGCGCACGGACATGCTCGCCTCGCTGAGCAGCCTGCTGGCGTTCAGTGCCGAGTGGGACCGCACAAAGCTCAGCAGCAACACCTTTTTCATTCAGGACACAACCGGCCGCACCGAGGTCATCGAGGGACTGGACGCAACCAGCGAAGACAACTTCGTGCGGGACTCCCTGCTGTCCTGGGACGAGCAGCAATTGCTGGTGCAGCAGGTTCTGGGCGAGCACGATTTCGATTTCGTGAAGCTGGGCTGGCGCGGGTTGATCGGCTCGGGCTCGCGCGATGCGCCCGACCGCCGGACATATCGATACCAGCAGTTGCCAGACCAGAGCTTCATTTTCGTCGGCGACCCGAGTGGCGTGACGCGCGAGTACAACGAGACTCAGGACAGTATCTCCGGCTTAGGCCTGGACATCACGGTGCCCGTCATCGCGCGCGCGGGCTTCAAGGCGGACGCGAAAATCGGCGGAAGCATGTTTGACCAGACGCGCGAATCCCAGACCCGGCGGTTTATCTTCACGCCCACCGACGAGCTGGGTGAAGCGCTGTTTTCGCCGAACCCGGAGGAATTCCTGCAACCGGATCAGATTGGGGAATCGGTGACATTCACCGAGGAAACCTTAGGGATAGACGACTACAGCGGCGAAACCTCGGTTGACGGCGTTTATCTCATGGGCGACTTTCGCGTGCCGAAAGTCGCCCGCCTGGTGGCCGGCGTGCGGCGCGAAGAGGCTCAGTTTTCGGCGCTGACTTTTCAGGGCGCCGAGGGCGACGGCGACGTGCCAGGCGGCTTCGAGGGCGAGGATATACTCCCGGCAGTGGACTTCACCTATTTCTGGGGCGAGACCATGCAGATACGGGCGGCGTGGGGCAAAACGGTATCGAGGCCCAACCTGAACGAATTGTCGCCAGCCGTATATATCGATCCACGCACCGGCGACGAATTCGTCGGCAATCCGGATTTGCAGCCTGCGGAAATCACCAGCTACGACCTGCGCTGGGAATGGTATCCGAGCAGCACCGAGCAGCTCACCGCCGGCGTGTTCCGCAAGGACTATACAGACCCGATCGAGCTGACCTTACAACCACTAGGCGAAAGTTCGATCCTGAATTCCGTGGACAATGCCGACGAGGCGATAGTGACCGGCCTGGAAATTTCCGCGCGTGGCGGTCTGGAGCGGCTGCGCGAAGGGATCGGGGGCGGGCCTCGCTGGTTCGGCCCGGTGCGCGGGTGGGTTGGCGGCGCCGGCTGGCTCGATAACATGTACGTGCAAGGCAATGCCGCGTTCATCGATTCCGAGGTAATGCTGGCGGAGACGGGCGTGGCGACGCAATCGGCCAGGCCGCTGCAGGGTCAGGCCGCAAACATCTTCAACCTGCAACTTGGTTACGACGGCGCAACGCACGATTTCACCCTCGCCTACAACCGGGTCGGCGAAAGACTGTACCGGCCCGGCACCCAGACGAGGCCTAACATCTTCCGGGAGCCGGTCGATCTGCTGGATGCGACCTATCGCTTTCAGGCGTGGGACGCCCTCACCGTAGGACTGGAGCTCTCCAACCTTCTCAATCCCACCCTGAATATTACGCAGGGCGGCCAGATTTACGAGTCGTACGAGGCCGGGATCAGCGCGAGCCTGTTTTTGAACTGGACGCTCCGGTGACCCTCGGCGCCGCTAACACGTCATGTTACGGTCATAATTTCATCACATTGCTGACACAGGGACGGCGTATTTTAAGCGGGTAATCGTCACCATACGAACCTAAGTAACTGATAATATTCAGGAGTATTGCATGTCTTCAGGCACTTTCAAGATATTGTCGACCGCCGTCTGCGTCACCCTGTGCGCGGGCGCAGCCGCGCAGACGACGCCCGTTAACATCATCACCGATCCGAATCCAACCAATCTTTCCGGCCGTGGCACCTTCGGTGGCCTGGTCATCGACGGTTTCGCCCGCGTCAACAGCGCGAACGCGGCCGGTGAGACAACCTCCGAGGTCGACCGCGTGCTCACCGACGGCTTCCGCTCTTACGGCGGACGGCTCGATACCGACAACAGCGGATCGATCAGATTTCTTGTGATCGCCGAG
Coding sequences within it:
- a CDS encoding TonB-dependent receptor translates to MTRQLTFFGAFCAVFACLTAVQVDAANDEPRAPSGAANEAPAPAKRSQAREPAAAAESIAEPLQAEKHAAPAQLSLVVFERGNPVRGIELKVNGKRHGVTDADGALWANIPSGRRDVVLVRDGKRLVELDFLTDAGESLQMLVTLPETPAAKPRIDVASTAGGEQVKIVRDDTPLEEKGPPGALSGRIVAADSGAPISGARLYFAGQATDATTDQNGRYAVELPAGNYRLSVVHPDYATQKLDNVRVIPGKQVTSNIELSPAGLALADYVVTAPYVEGSISSVFDTQREAEGVIDIIGAEQMARTGDSDAAQALGRVTGLTIEDGQYAVIRGQPERYTFSTFNGSPLPSPDPIQRIVPLDLFPAGVLKSIAVQKSYTADQPGEFGGGLIALSTRDIPDEAFGAVSVSTGFNSVSTNKDGLTYAGGGTDFLGFDDGTRELPSAAASEENLGNLSIDQQNAIGAQFPNSYNVTNETLPPDSGLSIVGGGAFDLVGGKIGVLGSFAWDREYRNREQIERTYSAAGGDTLILANDFTSRRTDMLASLSSLLAFSAEWDRTKLSSNTFFIQDTTGRTEVIEGLDATSEDNFVRDSLLSWDEQQLLVQQVLGEHDFDFVKLGWRGLIGSGSRDAPDRRTYRYQQLPDQSFIFVGDPSGVTREYNETQDSISGLGLDITVPVIARAGFKADAKIGGSMFDQTRESQTRRFIFTPTDELGEALFSPNPEEFLQPDQIGESVTFTEETLGIDDYSGETSVDGVYLMGDFRVPKVARLVAGVRREEAQFSALTFQGAEGDGDVPGGFEGEDILPAVDFTYFWGETMQIRAAWGKTVSRPNLNELSPAVYIDPRTGDEFVGNPDLQPAEITSYDLRWEWYPSSTEQLTAGVFRKDYTDPIELTLQPLGESSILNSVDNADEAIVTGLEISARGGLERLREGIGGGPRWFGPVRGWVGGAGWLDNMYVQGNAAFIDSEVMLAETGVATQSARPLQGQAANIFNLQLGYDGATHDFTLAYNRVGERLYRPGTQTRPNIFREPVDLLDATYRFQAWDALTVGLELSNLLNPTLNITQGGQIYESYEAGISASLFLNWTLR